The genomic window CCACCAATACTGTTATCGAGAATTTTTATCAAAAACAAAGGCCCCGCTTTTTCCACCCGATTTTTTCACCAGATGAATATCGCTGATTACCATCCCCTTATCTGCAGCCTTGCACATATCGTATATCGTAATAGCACAGACGGCAGCCGCAGTAATTGCCTCCATCTCCACTCCGGTCTTTCCGGTCACCCTCACCTCTGACAGCACATCAATTTCATTTACCGAATTGTTCGTGTAGTCAATTTTCACGCTCGTCAGGTTGAGCGGATGACACATCGGAATCAGGGTGCAGGTCTGCTTTGCAGCCATAATACCTGCAACTCTTGCCACCTCCAGCACGTCCCCTTTCTGCACCTTTTTATCCATAATAAGCCGAAAGGTCTCAGGTTTCATCACAATCTTTGCATGGGCGACGGCAACCCTGTCCGTAATTTCTTTATTGCTGACATCCACCATGCGGGACGCGCCCTGCTCATCAAAATGGGTTAACGGTGTCATGGCCTAATATTTTCCTCCTCTTTTATTTTTATCATCATAAAACAAACTAAAGATTTTTCAAGATATAAAAATTCTTTGCCCCTGACAACTGAGTTTTCCAAGAAAAACAACGGTTTAAAATTATTGACAAAGAGAGGCCAGATAGGTAACATTGAACTTTCTCTGTCTGAAAAATTTTTCATTATGTTGTGATAGTATGCAGTTTGGAACCGTCTGTATCATTGGCCCGGGACTCATTGGTGGCTCCGTTGGGCTGGGATTGAAAAAGAGAGATCTGGCAAAGGCCGTCATTGGGGTAGGCCACAAGGCCTCTTCCATCGAAAATGCCTTGAAGATGCAGGCCATCGACAGCGGCACCTTAGATATTGACTCGGCGGTGAAAGACGCTGATATTGTCATACTCGCCACAGCGGTGGATAAAATTATTGATACGGCAACAAGGGTCATTCCTCTTATGAAAGGCAATGCCATCCTTACCGATGTGGGCAGCACAAAAAATGAGATCGTGAAACAAATAACCCGTACTTTGAGAGAAGACATTGCGTTTGTCGGTTCACATCCTATTGCAGGATCAGAACAAAGGGGCGTTGAATACGCATCATCTGACCTTTTTGCAGGCTGCAACTGTATCCTAACGCCGCCCAGCAGGCATGCAAAGGGAGTAGAGACCATTGCTTCTCTGTGGCAACTTTTAGGGGCGAGAATTATCTATCTAAGCCCGGAACAGCATGACGAAATACTTGCATACGTGAGTCACCTCCCACACCTCATTGCCTCGTGCCTGGTAAACTCCATCAAGCAGGAACATCTTGTGTATGCCGCCAGTGGATTAAGAGATACCACAAGGGTCGCTTCTGGTGACCCGGAGCTATGGATAAATATCTTTGATCAAAATCGTGAAAATGTTATACGATCCATTGATCAACTTATGGCTGAACTTACCGGATTTAGAAATGACCTGGTAAAGAGAAACGATGCTTCACTCCTTGATAGATTAACAAAAGCAAAGGTGTCACGTGACAGCGTATTTCATAATAACTCGAAAAATCAGGGTATGAATAAATAGATCCTATGTACTCAAGAATTGAAGTGTTTTTTAAGGACGCATTCCCCGATCCTTTGGGGAACACCATACGATCGGAAATCGAGGCGTTTGGTTTTCAGGGAATTACCAACGTTAGGGTCTGCCAGGTTTATATCCTCTTTGGAAAGGTAAGGAAAAATGACCTGGACACCATTGCTCAAAAACTCCTGACGGATACGATCACGCAACATTATGAATGCAATCCTGCCATATTTACCAAGATAGGAGCGAACGGCCGTTCACCCCTGCATATTGTCGAAATCAGCCGCAAGCCAGGCGTCATGGACCCCGTTGAACAATCGGTTTTGAAGGCGATTCGTGATATGGGAATAGACGTTGAAGGCGCTAAAACTGCCCAAAAGTATCTCATCGATGGGAATATATCTGATGAGGCAATCCACAATATAGCAACCAGAATCCTTGCAAACACCAAGATAGAAGATGTCTTTGTCTATCCTGAGACACCCAATTACAACCACGGCACTCTTCAGTACACCCTGAAAAAACTGACTGTACCGCTATTACAAGCAGACGACAAACAATTGGAAGAGATAAGCATTCGCGGCCAGTTGTCCTTAAATATACCTGAGATGCAATCGATCCAAAGATACTACCAGTCTCTGAAACGAGAACCCACCGACGTTGAGCTGGAAACCATTGCGCAGACCTGGTCTGAACACTGCTTCCATAAAACCTTCAAAGGGATTATCGATTTCAACGGAAATACGATCGACAACCTTCTGCAACATACCATCATGAAGGCAACCAAAGAACTGAATAAACCCTGGTGTGTATCGGTATTTAAAGACAACGCAGGGATTATTGATTTTGATAACACCTATAACGTCTGTTTTAAGGTGGAGACACACAACCACCCATCAGCTATCGAGCCTTACGGGGGAGCCAACACCGGTATTGGCGGAGTGATCAGGGATATTATGGGCACAGGATTGGGGGGAAAACCCATCCTCAATACCGATGTGTTTTGCTTTGGTATTCCAGACACCCCGGCGGATAAAATCCCCAAAGGCGTTCTGCATCCAAAGAGGATTTTCAAGGGTGTTATTGCCGGTGTCAGGGATTATGGCAACCGTATGGGCATCCCCACTGCCAACGGCGCTATCTTCTTTGATGAACGATACCTTGGCAACCCTATCGTTTTTTGCGGCACGGTAGGTCTTATTCCCAAAAATATGTGTCAGAAAGAGGCCCACCCCCATGACCTCATTGTGGTTGCCGGTGGCAGAACGGGACGGGACGGCATACACGGGGCAACATTCTCTTCGGCAGAACTACATGAGCAATCCGAACAGATGTCCGGCGGTGCCGTACAGATCGGCAATGCCATAGCGGAGAAGGCCTTGCTGGACGTGCTTTTACAGGCCCGCGACAAGGATCTGTACCATTGCATCACCGATTGCGGAGCCGGCGGGCTGTCTTCTGCGGTAGGTGAGATGGGCCAAGACCTCGGCGCCATGGTCAATCTGGAAAAGGTGCCTCTCAAATACGAGGGGCTTTCCTACACTGAAATCTGGATCTCTGAGGCACAGGAACGCATGGTACTCGCCGTTCCACCGGAAAGCGAGCATGAAATCCTTGAACTATTTAAATCAGAAAACGTTGAGGCCACCGTTATCGGAAGATTCACCAACGATAAAATACTCCGCCTCTTTTACCATTCCCACCTGGTTGGTGAGATAGGAATGGACTTTCTCCATAAAGGCATACCCAGGCTGGAACGCAAGGCCACATGGCATAAACCCTTGCTTGAGGAGCCGGCGCTGCCGGAAAAAGAAGATTTTGGAACCGATTTAAAAAAGATCCTTTCTTCATGGAACGTCTGCAGCAAGGAATGGGTAATACGCCAATACGACCATGAGGTGCAGGGCGGAAGTGTACTAAAACCGCTTCATGGCTTACACAATGATGGGCCAGGTGATGCCTGTATGATTACACCCGTATTGGGGTCCACAAAAGGCATTATTGTATCCAATGGCATGAACCCACGATACGGTGATATCGACCCGTATCACATGGCTGCCTCCGCCATTGATGAGGCGCTGCGGCAGATCATAGCCGTTGGTGGAAATTTAGGGCAGGTTGCACTCTTAGACAACTTCTGCTGGGGTAACACCAACAAGCCTGACCGTCTTGGCAGCCTCGTGAGGGCTGCACAGGCATGTTACGACATTGCCATCACATACGGAACTCCATTTATATCCGGGAAAGACAGTCTGAACAACGAATTCGTCACGGATAAAGAGACGATTGTGATCCCCCCAACCTTGCTCATCTCTGCTGTTTCGGTAATAGAAGACGTACGGAACGCCGTATCCATGGATATCAAAGAACCAGGAAACCTGGTCTATATTATAGGGATCACTCGTCCGGAGCTCGGTGGTTCGCATTATTACCACATCCACGGATATAAGGGAAATAACGTCCCAAAGGTTGATGCCGTCTTAGGGAAAAATGTTATGCATGCCGTATCGCAGGCAACATCACAGAGGATTATCAGGTCGTGCCATGACTGCTCCGAAGGCGGCCTTGCTGTTGCTGCAGCAGAAATGGCATTTGCAGGAGGCTATGGCATGTCGCTTAACCTTTCTGGCGTAGTCACAGAAGGACCAGTTCATAGGAATGATACCATTCTCTTTTCTGAATCAAACAGCCGATTTATCGTTGAGGTCCGCCCCGAACATCAGAAACAATTTGAGACGTTAATGAAAGACATTCCATGTGGGCTGTTGGGAAAGGTTACATCAGAACCACTTCTTAAAATCTATGGCTTAACCAACAAACTCATTGTTAGCGAGAACATTTACGATCTGAAAGATGCGTGGCAAGCGCCACTGAGATGGTGAGTAGTGTTTTACAAAAAATATTTTTATCATTACCTGGCTTATCAAGTAATACAAGGCTTACAAGCCAATTTTGAGTGGCACATACTTTTTAAAAATACACGAGCAGTTACTTCTGAGTTTTTTGACTTACTAACCCGAACTCAATCAAGTAAAGAATCCACCCGCGGAGCAGGTGGCTTTGGGTTAACCCCTAAAAGGGGATAAGTTTGCCATTTGTACTCATTACGCAAACTGTAAGTAATTCCCGTGGTGTGCAGAACTAACTGCGATTCGTTTTCATGCAACCAAAATGCTTCTTTGAGATATGAGCGGTAAGCCTATTTGTATTTTCAACGTTTTATACTCAAAATTGAACATCTCTTGGGGAAAATACCGGCATGGCGAAAACCAGTTCCGTCATACTTATCGAAGGGGATAGCTGGCATAGCCGTTGTTCTCTGACCACGCCCACAGGACGTGGTTTTCTACATTATTAATAAAAAAATGGTAACACTTTAGTTTTTTGAAAAATTACAATAATAACGATATTACCGCATGGTGTAGGGGCGAAGCATTTGCCATAAATTGGTATAAATGTATTCATACCCCAAGCTGGCAAATGCTTCGCCCCTACTTTTTCAAAAAACTAAAGTGTTACAAAAAATGATAGTACCTTGTGAGAACCGCTGAGTCATTGAAACGATGTTGGAGTTCACAAAGATGTTAATAGTCGTTTCCGATTTGTAATGTCGTCAGAAAAATATCGCTAGATGCCGGTATTTTCAGCAACGGCACAATGGCATTGAGCATCCGTAGTTGTCCTCCCTGCCCGAAGCTTACTCTACTTTGACTCCTGAACCACGAAATCATCAAAAAAAGTATATGAATCAGCCTTTGTCCAAAGACCCACACCTCCCTGATCAAAGGTGTCATCCGCAACTTCTATTACTTTTGCGTTATTAAAAAAGCACTGCACCTTGTCTCCCTTATAAACTACTTTTAAAAGGTGCCATTCATTTGATTTCACCTTCAGGTCTTTACCGCCAATTTGCCTGCGGTTTCCATCGACTACCTTGTATAATCTGACGTTATTTTCCTTAGCGTTGGCCCTGAGCACATAATAGTTATTACTGTCTTTATACCGAAAGACTAACCCGCCGGACTGATCTACATCCCCACTGATAGCCCTGAACTTAACAAACGCCATGGCGTCTTTATAAGATACTCCATCCATTATCAACAAGGAAAACCGGTAATCGGTACCATCCAATTTGGTTTGCACGACTACATTATCCGCAGAAGGGGCATGTTCAATCTTTTTAACTACCCAGTGTCCCGGCTCCCCCTTTCCTGTAAAGGCATTTTGAAAACCACGAGGCAGGTCACCGTCTTTGTCGTCGTCGAAGTAATGCTCCTTTCTTTCTCCCAGGATTTCAGAACCGGTAATCTTTTGTCCCTGCTGTGCATGAGCATAACTTCCTATGAACGAACTCATACAACAAATTATTGTGGCAATAAAAAGTTTTTTCATAAACCGACCTCACCTTATTGAAAATGATATAAAAAACCGATACGGACAAGGGTGTAGACTGAATACACATGCGATTCACATCCGACCTGGAAAACTTTCACATCGTCAGATCTTGCATCGTGCCTGAAAATTTAACAAACCACCAGCACAAAGAATATCAACCTCACGAGGGGTTAACGCATGGTTTACTCCAAATTTTTTATTTTTGGTCAGGTCATTGATAACCAGTGCACCACCAGATTTTAATTTATTTTTTATCTCTGGCAACTCGATGTTATCCCCCTGATCAATTACATCATAGTCATTTTCATTCTCAAAGGTTAGCGGAAGGATTCCAAAATTTATCAGATTCGCCCGGTGGATTCTGGCAAACGACTTGGCAATTACTGCTTTTACTCCTAAATACATTGGCGCCAGGGCGGCGTGTTCTCTGCTAGAACCTTGTCCATAGTTTACTCCCCCAATGAGGAACCCCCCTCCCTTTTCTTTTGCACGCTTTACAAACTCCTTATCCACCTTCTCAAATACAAACTCCGAGATGGCGGGAATGTTCGACCGTAGTGGCAAAACCTTTGCGCCAGCCGGCATGATATGGTCAGTGGTAATATTATCACCTACCTTTAAAAGAACAGTACCTGTTAAGGTATCAGGTATAGGTTCCTTTTTTGGCAGAGGCTTTATATTAGGGCCTCTCCTGATGACTACCTCTTCCGGTTTCGGCGAAGGGGGAATAATCATCGTATCATCAATGGTAAATCCCTTTGGATATTTCACAAATATCGGCTCTCTAAATTCCCTGGGGTCACTAATAACACCATTTACTGCCGTGGCGATAGCCGTTTCCGGGCTAACCAGGTATACCTGCGCATCGGCCGTTCCGCTTCGCCCCTCAAAGTTTCTGTTAAATGATCTTACGGAAACGCCTCCGGACGGGGGCGCTTGCCCCATTCCGATACAAGGGCCGCAGGCAACTTCAATCACCCGTGCACCTGCGCAAATCATATCTGTTAGTGCACCATTTTTTGCTATCATCTCCAATACCTGTCTTGAACCGGGAGAAATGGTAAGACTTACCTCCGGATGCACCTTTCGTCCTTTTAGCATTGCCGCTGCCACCATCAGGTCATGGTATGATGAGTTTGTACAACTTCCAATGCAAACTTGCTCAACTTTTTTTCCCTTCACCTCACTAACCCTGCAAACATTATCGGGGCTATGGGGTCTGGCAATTAACGGTTCTAATGCAGAAAGATCAATCTCTATAATTTCATCGTACTGAGCACCGGCGTCAGCCTTCAACGGTTTCCAAACATCCGCCCTCCCTTGCATCTTGAGATACTTTTTTGTCTGGGCATCACTTGGAAAAATCGAGGTAAGCGCCCCCAGTTCCGCCCCCATATTAGTAATAGTAGCGCGTTCTGTCACGGTAAGACGCTTTACACCGTCACCTCCATATTCAAATACTTTACCGACGCCTCCTTTTACCGTTACCCTTCTTAGTAATTCTAAAATTACGTCCTTTGCCGTTACCCAGGGTTGCAACACTCCACTGAGTTTCACCAGCACTACCTTTGGCATGGACACGTAAAATGGTCCACCGGCCATAGCAACAGCGATATCGAGACCACCTGCACCAATAGCTATCATACCTAAGCCACCACACGTCGGGGTATGACTATCGGAACCCAACAAGGTTTCTCCTGGTACGGCGAATCGTTCAAGGTGCACCTGATGACAGATGCCATTGCCGGGTTTGGAGAAATAAATACCGTATTTTTCTGCTATGCTCTGAAGAAACAGATGATCATCAAAATTTTCAAAACCTGTCTGGAGCATATTGTGGTCAACATAACTTACCGATAGTTTCGTCCTGACCTTTAGTATGTCCATGGCTTCAAACTGAAGATAAGCCATAGTCCCAGTAGCATCCTGTGTAAGGGTTTGATCAATAGTAAAAGCGATCTCCTCACCGCTTTTTAGTTTACCGGATACAAGATGTGAGCTGAAAATTTTTTGTACCAGATTTTTTCCCATTTTTGCCCTTTCACTGGTAAATTGCCGTAGCTGCTGTCAGACAATTAACTTTTACACAATAATTAATTTTTAAGTTTATCACCAGAACTGAGTAGAAAATGAAAAAAAATCCCACCGCTTTGAGACGGTGGGATTTATGTTAAGGCATTCTACTGCTCTTTCAAATCAAATTGATTCTATTGGTGTACTAGCTGAGGTTTTAGGTACCCATAACCTCCAAAAAGTAATACGTCAATTTCTTTTGGTATAAAACTTTTACTAAAATTATGCGATTTATTCGGGCCGTGACACGACTGACATGTCACCAAATCCTTAGAAATCAAACCCTGTTGACGCAACTCCATAACCTTACCAAAAATCGACCCCTTGGCTATATTTAACTGAGCATGTTCTGGTCCGCCAATGTGGCATTTTTCGCAGGCATCGGATGCCCTTGCCTCAGTTACCGAGAATTTGTGACTTGGATGACAGGCATCACAACTGCCGCCAACTCTATCAAAATCGTAGCTCAGACTTAACTTATGACACCCCTTGCAATCTTTAATATGCAACAATCTTGTACTAATCACATCGAACTTACTGGTAACGGCAACAGGGTGGCCTTGGAGATGCTTGCTTTCACGGAAATCAAGGTACTGATTCTGATGGCACTCACCACAGGTACTTGCAGAAACATGACCACGTTTCTTTGCAATTAACCGATGGTCGTTTCCGTGACACGTGACACACGTCACACCCTTCACCGCGTGAACACCTTTTGTCCATTCCTTCACAACATCAGGAGTGGCCATCTTATGGCAAGCCAGACAGTCAACCTCTTCGTAGGTACCATATGGTTTGATCTTCCTTGCTGCATAAGCCTTAAACAAATCGCCCGGCATGTGTGGATGAACCACACCAAGATGGCAATCTGTGCAGGTCAATTTTTCAAGCGCTACACCATTGTAAACTTCAGTGCGATGTTTATTGCTTTTTAAGACATATTCAATATGGGATTTGTCTTTTGTAAAACCTTCTGAATGGCAGCGGATACAGTTCCCATTTAAAATTTCCAAACTGTCTTCGGCTATTTCAATGAATGCACCATCGCTATATGCCTGGAATGAATGCATCAAAGAATCATGCGTTCCATCGCTGAGTTTTGCGTGGGCATAGCCTTTGAGCCCTGGACCAACATGACAAGCGTGACAATTTTCGACATGTTCATTATGATGTTTTGATGCCTTAAAAGAATCATAATGGATTTTCATTTCATGGCAACTAGCGCAAAACTCACTTTTTTCTGAATAATGATATACCTTATGAATCGTAACGAAAAAAACTGCTAGCGCAATTATAGCAAAAAAGCCTACAAGCTTTTTTCTTTTCTGAATAAATTCTAACACCTGCTTCAACCGCTCCATACACTCCTCCTAAATTTCTTTTGACGGCAGTTAACCTTCATTATGTATCTCAGATATTTAATTAATAATTCTAGTATATAGACACGTTAGTTACGACTCATGACAGCGGTAGCAATTATACCATTATTACACTATAAATGACATCTACATGTTTTCGTTATTAATGTGTTATTGTACTAGAATATCAACCCTTTTCCTAATGCAAAACATTAACTAGCTATATTCAACAAATTTAGAATAAAATAAAGCTCTGAAATCCTACCATAAAATTTTTACATGTTCAAGTTATTTTTTAATTGGTCACGAATTCTCTTTCTTGGAAAAAGAAATCATGTCTCCATAAAAACAGTTTCCCACATATTAATCGTCTCATAATAGAACACACATTAAGCTGTCCGTTTAGTGCTTCAATATTGGAGGATGGCGTGCCTTGAAGTATGGGATACCTAAGTGGTTGAAAATATCACCTCTGCGAGCCGAAATCCAAGCTGTATGAGATGGTGACGGACGACTGGCTCTCACAGGTCTGTCTTTGAAGTCGTCAGCAGTGCTCATAATAGTTTCTGGTGTGTACCAGGAATGAAGGGGCATAACCGTAGTAGAGTTGATGAAACGTGGTAGATTGAATACGTTCCATGAGAAAAGAGACTCTTTGCATGGGCAAGTAGTAGCAAGAGCCTCTCTTGTTTTGCCTCTGTCAGGAGGAATCTCGACTCAGGAAACACGATTGACAAGTCTATTATCCGGAATCAATCAAAAGGAACATATCGGGAGATGCTTAAGTATCATTCTTTAAGAGACAAGGTATTCAGTCTGAGAAACCTTTATGCGGCTTTTGGGCACGTAAAGAAGAATAAAGGCAAGGCTGGTCTCGACAGGGTAAGTATTAAGCAGTTTGAAAGTGACCTTGAGAATAATCTACAAGCTATTCACAAGGAACTGAAAACCGCCATATACAACCCTGCGCCCGTCTTAAGGGTCTACATTCCCAAAGGCAGGCATGACAAGAGACCTCTTGGCATTCCCATTGTCAAGGACAGGGTAGTACAGCAGGCGTTCAGACAAATCATAGAGCCAATATTCGAGAAAGAATTCTCAGATAACAGCTTTGGATTTCGTCCAAACAGATGCTGTCATGATGCTATCAAACGGATTGAACAGTATAAGCAGCAAGGGTATCGGAACATTTTGGACGCCGATATAAAGGCGTTCTATGATACCATACCTCACAAGCTTATCATGAACTCCTTGCGTGAGAAAATTGCTGACGGATGGGTTTTGAACAGTATCGAGAACATGCTCAAGGCAGGGGTCATGGAGAACGGCATCGTGCATGAGACAAATCAAGGCACTCCGCAAGGAGGCGTCATATCTCCCTTGCTTGCAAACCTTATCGGTGACATCATCGACAAGGAGCTTGAAAAGGCAGGATATAAATTTGTCCGCTATGCCGATGACTTCGTTGTCATGACTAAAACAAAAGAAGAACTCCCTGCCGCCCTTCAGTACGTCAAAGAAATCATCGAAGGGAAACTTGAAATGAAGCTGAGCGAGGATAAAACCAGGCTCACCAACTTCAAACGAGGCTTCCGGTTTCTCGGATATAATTTCATGGGCAAGAACAAGGGTATAAGCATGAAATCCCTGGACAAACTCAAGGACGCCGTCAGAGACATCACCAAACGCACACAAGGCGTCAACCTGCAAGCCGTCATTGATACATTAAATCCTGCCATAAGGGGACATGTCAACTATTTTCGGCTGGGCAATGTACAAACGGTATATCGCTCGTCAGACTGCTGGGTACGCATGAGACTGAGAAGTTTCAAGTTTTCGAGAAAATGGAAAACTGACAACAAACGTTTCCCGGTACACCGATTCTTTAAGATGGGGTTACTCTCATTTGAAAGAGAATTTCTTAAGGCACGTGCAAAGGCATGATAGTTTACTTTTCTCTGCTCCAGAGCAACACTATGGGGTCGCTAACTACGGGAAAGCCGTATGGTTTAAAAGGATACTTTGTCACGTTGTCCAAAGTATCTGGCGACGATTGGGGGTTGGAGGCGATTCGCCTCCTTCCTACCAGCTAACCCGACTTTCGCAATTCGAGGGGTATACAACCCGCTAAGCCAGGAAAATCAAGGGGTCATGTAAAAAGGTCGGCACTACAGGCCGACCTGTCCGGATGCGTAAACCTTGGGCGGCGGTTGTTCAGGAAGCGTTAATCCCAACTGCGCCAAAAGGAGTAAAACGTCCTTCTCCGGCTGGGTATAACGGCTCATGACAATATGACGGCCATCCGTGGTCGGTAAATGAACGTCTATCATTTGAATGCCCGACAGTTTTTCCAAAATCGCTTCAGACGTCAGCCCTCCGGCCCTCCCCGCGCAAGATTGCGCAGTGTCGTGTGGAGACAAAAAGCCAAAAAGGAAACAAAGATATGGGCTTCAATTCTCCGTTCCAATTGATGCCATAGGGGGCGGACGGAAAGAGACCCCTTCAAGTCCTTAAATGCCTGTTCTATCCGCGTCAACAGCAAATAATTTTCCCAGACGGTTTCTGGCGCGGCGGCCTGCATGTTGGAACGAAGCAAATAACGCCCCTCGCGCCGATACGCCTGCCTCAGGCGTTCCCGATCCAAACTGAACCGGAACGTATTCTCATTGACCGGTTCCTGCGGTTTGGGAATGGAGATCGTGACCAGTCTGTAGTCTCGTCCGGCTTCTTTCTTTAACGCGCCAATATGCATGAGCAGGTCATCGCGCGTGAGGGCTTTTCGATTGCGAAGTTCGCGCAGGCCCATCCACAAACGTCTGAGTCTGCGCCTACGCATGGCACGCTCCTTAGACACCCGGTCATGGCTTTCCACGTAAACGTAAAACTCCGATTCCTGCCGAAGAACTTTCACGCGGACACTCTCCCTCGCCTGCATCCAGGTTTGTTCGAGCAACGGTTTTTCTACTCGCGTCAAATGTCCCTTCGGAGTCCCAACCAAATAATCAATCCCGCGCTCACGCATCTTTTCCAACATCTCCTCCGTTGGAATACCGCGATCCATAAGCCAGGTGCGCCGGAATTTCCCATACTGCTTTTCAATCCGATCCAGAAATTCCTCCAGCGTTGCGGTGTCTCTGGTATTGCCCGGATACACTTCGTAGGCCACGGGAAATCCTTCCGGCGTTAACACCAATGCCACTACCACCTGCACGCAATCCGAACGTTTGTCCCGGCTATATCCAAACCGTTTCTTACTCCCCGATCCAGTCGGAGGTGGGTCACTTTCAAAATACGTACTCGTCAAATCATACAGCAGCACATCGTACTTCGCCCCAAAGAGTTTTCCCCACTTCTCCTTTAAATAGGCAAACAGCTCGTCCCGATGCTCAAGCAACAAATCCAAACAACGATACGCCTTGTCCTTCTGCGCCAGGGAATAATCCTCTCCCAGCAGATCGCCTGTTGCGCTCCGCACGTACCACTCACGGTGAAAACGAAATTCGCTTCCCGGATCGATCAACCGGTAACAGACAAGCGCCTTCAGTATATTCAACCAGCTTGTCCCCTTCCGGCTTGACGGCAGACGCATCCTCCAGAATGTGTCCAGTTCCAGCATATTCCATAGCGCGGCACAGCCGCAACCAAATTTCCTTTATGAAAGCGGGGAGATTGCTTCGGAAAAGGCCCTCGCAATGACACCGGCCATGCACTTTGATGGTACACTGCATGTTGTCATTGCGAGTGAAGCGAAGCAATCTTTCACTCATAAAAAACGGTACCTCCTGAAAGGGGTTTGTGAAAAAACTCACAGAA from Candidatus Brocadia sp. includes these protein-coding regions:
- the moaC gene encoding cyclic pyranopterin monophosphate synthase MoaC, whose amino-acid sequence is MTPLTHFDEQGASRMVDVSNKEITDRVAVAHAKIVMKPETFRLIMDKKVQKGDVLEVARVAGIMAAKQTCTLIPMCHPLNLTSVKIDYTNNSVNEIDVLSEVRVTGKTGVEMEAITAAAVCAITIYDMCKAADKGMVISDIHLVKKSGGKSGAFVFDKNSR
- a CDS encoding prephenate dehydrogenase/arogenate dehydrogenase family protein, with amino-acid sequence MQFGTVCIIGPGLIGGSVGLGLKKRDLAKAVIGVGHKASSIENALKMQAIDSGTLDIDSAVKDADIVILATAVDKIIDTATRVIPLMKGNAILTDVGSTKNEIVKQITRTLREDIAFVGSHPIAGSEQRGVEYASSDLFAGCNCILTPPSRHAKGVETIASLWQLLGARIIYLSPEQHDEILAYVSHLPHLIASCLVNSIKQEHLVYAASGLRDTTRVASGDPELWINIFDQNRENVIRSIDQLMAELTGFRNDLVKRNDASLLDRLTKAKVSRDSVFHNNSKNQGMNK
- the purL gene encoding phosphoribosylformylglycinamidine synthase subunit PurL, producing the protein MYSRIEVFFKDAFPDPLGNTIRSEIEAFGFQGITNVRVCQVYILFGKVRKNDLDTIAQKLLTDTITQHYECNPAIFTKIGANGRSPLHIVEISRKPGVMDPVEQSVLKAIRDMGIDVEGAKTAQKYLIDGNISDEAIHNIATRILANTKIEDVFVYPETPNYNHGTLQYTLKKLTVPLLQADDKQLEEISIRGQLSLNIPEMQSIQRYYQSLKREPTDVELETIAQTWSEHCFHKTFKGIIDFNGNTIDNLLQHTIMKATKELNKPWCVSVFKDNAGIIDFDNTYNVCFKVETHNHPSAIEPYGGANTGIGGVIRDIMGTGLGGKPILNTDVFCFGIPDTPADKIPKGVLHPKRIFKGVIAGVRDYGNRMGIPTANGAIFFDERYLGNPIVFCGTVGLIPKNMCQKEAHPHDLIVVAGGRTGRDGIHGATFSSAELHEQSEQMSGGAVQIGNAIAEKALLDVLLQARDKDLYHCITDCGAGGLSSAVGEMGQDLGAMVNLEKVPLKYEGLSYTEIWISEAQERMVLAVPPESEHEILELFKSENVEATVIGRFTNDKILRLFYHSHLVGEIGMDFLHKGIPRLERKATWHKPLLEEPALPEKEDFGTDLKKILSSWNVCSKEWVIRQYDHEVQGGSVLKPLHGLHNDGPGDACMITPVLGSTKGIIVSNGMNPRYGDIDPYHMAASAIDEALRQIIAVGGNLGQVALLDNFCWGNTNKPDRLGSLVRAAQACYDIAITYGTPFISGKDSLNNEFVTDKETIVIPPTLLISAVSVIEDVRNAVSMDIKEPGNLVYIIGITRPELGGSHYYHIHGYKGNNVPKVDAVLGKNVMHAVSQATSQRIIRSCHDCSEGGLAVAAAEMAFAGGYGMSLNLSGVVTEGPVHRNDTILFSESNSRFIVEVRPEHQKQFETLMKDIPCGLLGKVTSEPLLKIYGLTNKLIVSENIYDLKDAWQAPLRW
- a CDS encoding aconitate hydratase, giving the protein MGKNLVQKIFSSHLVSGKLKSGEEIAFTIDQTLTQDATGTMAYLQFEAMDILKVRTKLSVSYVDHNMLQTGFENFDDHLFLQSIAEKYGIYFSKPGNGICHQVHLERFAVPGETLLGSDSHTPTCGGLGMIAIGAGGLDIAVAMAGGPFYVSMPKVVLVKLSGVLQPWVTAKDVILELLRRVTVKGGVGKVFEYGGDGVKRLTVTERATITNMGAELGALTSIFPSDAQTKKYLKMQGRADVWKPLKADAGAQYDEIIEIDLSALEPLIARPHSPDNVCRVSEVKGKKVEQVCIGSCTNSSYHDLMVAAAMLKGRKVHPEVSLTISPGSRQVLEMIAKNGALTDMICAGARVIEVACGPCIGMGQAPPSGGVSVRSFNRNFEGRSGTADAQVYLVSPETAIATAVNGVISDPREFREPIFVKYPKGFTIDDTMIIPPSPKPEEVVIRRGPNIKPLPKKEPIPDTLTGTVLLKVGDNITTDHIMPAGAKVLPLRSNIPAISEFVFEKVDKEFVKRAKEKGGGFLIGGVNYGQGSSREHAALAPMYLGVKAVIAKSFARIHRANLINFGILPLTFENENDYDVIDQGDNIELPEIKNKLKSGGALVINDLTKNKKFGVNHALTPREVDILCAGGLLNFQARCKI
- a CDS encoding NapC/NirT family cytochrome c; this translates as MERLKQVLEFIQKRKKLVGFFAIIALAVFFVTIHKVYHYSEKSEFCASCHEMKIHYDSFKASKHHNEHVENCHACHVGPGLKGYAHAKLSDGTHDSLMHSFQAYSDGAFIEIAEDSLEILNGNCIRCHSEGFTKDKSHIEYVLKSNKHRTEVYNGVALEKLTCTDCHLGVVHPHMPGDLFKAYAARKIKPYGTYEEVDCLACHKMATPDVVKEWTKGVHAVKGVTCVTCHGNDHRLIAKKRGHVSASTCGECHQNQYLDFRESKHLQGHPVAVTSKFDVISTRLLHIKDCKGCHKLSLSYDFDRVGGSCDACHPSHKFSVTEARASDACEKCHIGGPEHAQLNIAKGSIFGKVMELRQQGLISKDLVTCQSCHGPNKSHNFSKSFIPKEIDVLLFGGYGYLKPQLVHQ